Genomic window (Tripterygium wilfordii isolate XIE 37 chromosome 11, ASM1340144v1, whole genome shotgun sequence):
TTACTTTTATTGTCACAAAATACATGCCTCAATGGTTGATTTCTTTGgacaataacatatatgttactaGGCCTCACTATTTGACCCGTAGGCCTAGGCCCAACCCAATGAGAGATGCAAATGGCTAACTATCATTTTGCTCCCTCAAACCACCAAATCAAGCCTATATCAGGAGATGCAAAACTTTGGATCAATTTTTTGGAAGCAAAAATTGATCCAAAGTAGAGAAAAAAGTAGAAGATGCAAAATGATAGTTAGGATACATGACTTGAGTTAATTTAAACATATTTGAGAAATAGTTATTCATTTGGTTACTTGAGTTGTAATAAGTGATTTTATTGAGAAATCAAATAACGTATCAAAGTATTCGAGCAACAATAACCTTAGAGATTGTCTAAGGCTCACAATGGATGATAAAATCGAGCTTATGAAGGTGCTATTCCTATCTCCTATGTTCTCTCTATTGGAATCCACTTCTTTTGTATGTATAAACTTTCAGTGGCCGTCTAATGGTTCGTCCGTGGCTTCGTTGGAATTTTCAGGGGAGCAGTTCACATCTGGTGGTTTTTGTTTAACTATGTGATTGTGTATACTCTTGCACTGAACTAGGCATAGATGCTTGAACCAACTTCTTTTACTTCTTCACATACTTCATGCACTATGTCCTCCTCTGTTGATAGTACTTGTAATTTTGGGTACTCTTGTCCCTATGCAATTAACTTTTATCATACTATTGCATACAAGCTGTTCGCGCTTAATCTAGCTTCacaattgatatatatacaactcaaatttttttCCAATATGAGCAGGCACCCCATGTCTAGAACTACGTTTCAAGACAAACATGAACCCTCTACAAAGAAGAAggacgatgatgatgaagataaaacataaatatagtCTGATCACGTTTTACATTTATCGGGAGCTCTAAACAAACTGTTAGTCCTCTCCGGACCGGCTGTGAAGTTTCTCCAATCATCAAGAACAAGTTTAAGGTCGTGGATCTTGCTTTCAACGCTGTCACAACAATTCGCACGGATGGTACACACTCTGCTCATATCCTTGGTTGCTGCACAGAATCCACCATAATATTCCCTATCTATGAAGGTAATGCTCGCGCCAGGTGGTTTCTCTTCTACGATTGCTTGACATAGAGAGAGGTTTTGAAGATTAGTATACAGAACCCTAACCATGTTCAGGGTTGGGAAGAATTCCATTGATATATCATCTGATTTCATGAAAAAGTATCCTCCATCCTCCAACACCATTTTTGTTGTCATGTCAGGATGACATGCTATGGTCATTTGGTGGTTTGGAATAAAGTTTGGTATTGGATTTCTAAGCCACATAACATCTGCTTCCTGCCATCCAAATTGACATGAATAAGTTAACCATGAAAATTATCATCCTAGCTAGGAATCACAGATTGAGATTACCTACAATCATCAATTAATGTCCCTTGTGATTCCTTGAAAATTCCTTGTTTCGGTAACGGCGGGAAAATTATAGGCTCAAAAACTAACAGAGAGTCCCATAAACTATCATATTGGAATTACAGGAGATCTCAATCTGTGTAAGGTATGCTCAATCGACGAACAAAGAAACTTACTGTGAAAATGACATTGTAAGCCAATTTAATCACTCCATGGACGACGTCGTTCCTAACACGATCAAACGTCTGGCGATCCAGTCTCTTGAATGGTTTGATCTTGTCAAAGTGGAAGCAATGAGGATGTATGGACTTGCAATATTGAAAAGCTTGAGTGTCCAGAGCAACAATCACCAAATGGTTCAAGAGGTATGTGGTTCCATGGCCAATGTGAAGGCTCTCTAGGAAGAGATCAAGAATTGAGCCTGGACTTGCCCATGATTTGTCAACAATGGTTAGAATTACTGTTCTGTCTTGCATTGTTGCTCTTCTCAACACTTGAACTAAATTGTTGCTATCTTGTACCTAGAAAAAGCCAACGAAATTATTAGGAATTGAATTAATCACGGTTTCATATATTAACATAATTAAACGAATCCTCTTCCACGTTAAAAACAATCAACTAAACGATTACTTTCGAATTTTGTGGCGGATATTTGTTTATGGGAATTCCCTAGCCACTACCTTTTTTAGTGCCCATAAAAAATATTAACCACATATAtcaaaaaagcacaaaaaaattCTAGTAGGAATCAAATCCACATCCTCTATAAAGGAAAACTCTCTTCTATTGCTTGCACCGGTCACCAATTGTCAAAGATCGATCCTGATCACTCAAAGGAATCATTCACAATTTTCAACTATGGAGATCGCTGGTTAATTTCATAGTTAAAGTGATTGATAGAAAGCACAAGATCCCAGAACAATATCATCCCCTTACATTTTCTCTCCCCAACAAATCTGTTTGTCTCAAACAACACCATTGATTCTAGTTAACAtctaattcaacaaaaaaaaaaaaaaaagcactagTAAACTTACAGGTTGAGTAGTCTTCAGAATCCTTATACTGTAAAACCCAGAATCTGGGTTATgagagcaataccaaagcaagCAAATGATGATCACAAAAACTAGTAAGCAATAAGAAGACTTGATGGGTCTCAATACTTCCATCTCTATATGTGAAGAACACAACCAACTCCTCAAGTGCTAATGCTAATGCTGCTGCTGATCACGTAATAGAGCAAAAGAGGAGATCACAAAAGGCCAATGGAATTATAATTAAAGGAAGATATTGGAAATCTTTCTTGTTCGACTTTAGTTTATATAAAATCTGTTTGTCCTAAAAAAGGTATACTTTTATTCTTATCATTTggaggtaaatatgtgaatttaTGTACTTTCCTAGCTTGAAATTATTACTAATTAGGTGTCTTTATTAGTGGTTACTTTTTGGGATTTatttccataattattattattcaaaTCATTTTGGATTGTGCTAAAGATGTTTTcaccaaaaaagacaaaaaaaaaaaaaaaagcaaagaaaaagaaggggggaacgaaaaataaaaccaaaccaGGCACCAGCCAACCCAATGAGTCCATTTGTGGTTAAACAATTATGATACAAATAGAGCtaattttacttttgtttgaagAGAATACCTTATTCGGGACGCCAATTAATAGTATGAAAAACCATCCAAAAGTGTTGTTTAACACTCAACCTTTATTAGGCACAATTTAAAATCTTCAAGTTACAATTTGTACAGTTTTATATGTTGATGTAAGTATGTAACGACATGTTTTCGAAGGGGTTTACAAAATGATTAAATTATCTTGAACTTCCAAAATTTTTTTGCCAAAATTATAAaatgtatttattattaaaatagaTACTATAAATGTTCAAAATAACACAGACAAAATTAACTGGTCGCTCTCTACGAACTTACTTGAAagtggaaaaacaaagaaaggaaCCAGGAATTGATGGTGGGATGGACTGCAATATATTGATTTGttcgaaaaaaaaagttagcGGGGTTCAGGGGCAGCtgccttgaaatttttttttcgttattttacaacaataaaacttattgaaatgatattatcgaTGAACATTCATCTTAATTAATATTTGGTCTCATAAAGTAACCCAAAATGTTAACATAAATATAGATTAAAATtaagatgaaataatatataaatgtataaataGAACACATATGTATTGTTGTTTAATATGAACAATAATAAAATGGATATTACTATTCTTATGTTTATGTATTGTTGATTTTAATGGTTGCTTAACATGGGGTCAGATCGATTAGCTTGGGAGCTGGGATTCAATCATCTAATTTTAGAAGGTGACCCATCTATTATTACTGTTGATGGTAGTGCTGCATGTGGGCCTCCAATAATCACACATGCATGATGATGGAGAGTTCCTAGTGCTTCCAGAGCTACCCCAATTGAGCTTAGGTACATAGGTTCTGATAAATTGGGTCAGTGGCACAACCACAAACCCAggtctccccaccatctcgacccttttgggccgtggcagttcccaggtCCACCCAGGTCTCCCAACCATCTCGACCCttttgggccgtggcagttcccaggcCCCTCCATAAGGAAAAGACCTAGGCAGGtatgctggatacaagacccctcaacaaccgatgtaggattttatcccttaacactcccccgcactcgtggattGGGCTTTGCCCAAgaccaacgagtggacttcttatcggggacgagcacacctgctccgataccatctgATAAATTGGGTCAGTGGCACAACCACAAACTCGggtctccccaccatctcggcccttttgggccgtggcagttcccaggtCCCTCCATAAGAAAAAGACCTAGGCAAGTGGTTGAAGgcctgcaccagcttatatgctggatacaaAACCTCTCAACAACCGATGTGTGATTTTATCCCTTAACATAGGTTCCTCACAAGCTACACCGCTACTCAAAACCCAATCGATATCCATACACTCCAGATATTCCTCCAGACTAACCTGGACCAGCTGCAATGCAAAAGCAGGTGGGACAGAGGCTCTTCATCTGACTTGCATAGAGGCCAGAGCTCAACACTGGAGTCACTTTAGCCATAGAGGGATACACCTTCAGTTCATTCGTTTCATAAATAAATTACTTTTTAAGTGTTTAAGTGGCATCATTGCAATATTAAAGTGTGTAGAGGACGACTGAATCTCAGACCATGATGACCAAGTGATTTAACTAGGAGGCCATGCCTTGGGAGCcacctttctttttttggaatgcaaaaagaaaaaaaaatctattgaGAACGCACAAAGGGGATGAAACCCATAGATTACAAAGTCAAGAATGTTGAAGTACGTGAGCTAAAATATTACGAAGTATTCTAGGATGTTATATATGATGCCATCTAGTTGACAAGAAAACCACAATGTTAGTTTCAAACCACTTAGAGCAACCATAATAGCAACAATATATTAGGGTATGGATGTGTTTTAATGTCTCTTATGTGGGGTCATGAAAAAATTTGTGTTACAATGGAGCAGCTTCTgttggtttttttgttttttttgatgGCCCAAGCATTGGAGAACAATTTTTGACTTGCCCATGCATTCGTTTAAAATGGTCACACtacaccaaacaaaacaaagaaaattagGTTTGTTTTATAATCTATTGGGCCCCACTACAAAATATAGGCAAAATCAAAGATAACAATTTTACACCATTGTAGAGACACACATCCATTCCCTATTAAACCCCACAAATCATAATTCCCCAAAAAATTTGACGACCCATTACATACTCTTGGCACcaaaaaatatcttgggcctaataagcTTAGTtcatgtacaaggcccaagatgcagcccatacggtccatcatgttttatcacagcccatgagcccattatattgagaagaaaatgaagcccagttggtgagtaactgcccaggtgtagttgtgctgagagtggcccatgaaaagtggaagaagtggtgacagttataacaagatggtctaggtggcagcacatgagagagATGAGGCAAGTTGTTGTGAGAATGTGGTAGTAGCTTCCAACTTACAGAACATAgagtaaatcaaggataactgtagtaagatcatggtttatggaggaggatTTCGTGCAAAGCAGaaggtataaaagatggtagacagacagagatcGACACACACATAaccagtcaaacagacaacaaaaactcaagcctaaatgcactttcaagcttcctagcatcttagcatttcaattacatttccaaattcgtgtcaatttcaagcaagtaTTATGTCATTCagtccaaattctcttgtatttatttcttgtcaagtttcaatgccaaccatcgttgtgtaaattgttcttggtgtctatttatgtttgttcatttcaatctcaacaaagcgcacttcagtggagttggggaacctagaactattgaggtcccacgatagttcgttcaattgtctagatagaagtcttatttacatttggtgcatttcattcaaattagtgtaggaaactataagtcttggcacacctgcaaatcatcaccactttgggccactttttggtgacaacacaTACCCATTACAGCATTCAGATACTTGGGATTATAAGAATTTAAAGAGTCACTTCCACCTTCAAGACAACAGAAGTGTCCTGCAGAAAAGGACAAGCCATATGTATCTCTCTTGTTACTATAATTCTTGATCACCACGAGGTAAGAGTAAGACCTCACAACATGACTTGAGATAATAAAGGCTCTAACATGATGTGGTAAACAGAAAATAGAATTGAGAATAAATTCGGAAGCTAAACAAACTTCAATAtcccacaaaataaaaataaaataaaataaggagTTGTACGTCCATCTGTTGTAATTTAACCATCCATTCCAAAATCAACATCCAAAATAACAGATAAAACATA
Coding sequences:
- the LOC120009929 gene encoding uncharacterized protein At4g15970; translated protein: MEVLRPIKSSYCLLVFVIIICLLWYCSHNPDSGFYSIRILKTTQPVQDSNNLVQVLRRATMQDRTVILTIVDKSWASPGSILDLFLESLHIGHGTTYLLNHLVIVALDTQAFQYCKSIHPHCFHFDKIKPFKRLDRQTFDRVRNDVVHGVIKLAYNVIFTEADVMWLRNPIPNFIPNHQMTIACHPDMTTKMVLEDGGYFFMKSDDISMEFFPTLNMVRVLYTNLQNLSLCQAIVEEKPPGASITFIDREYYGGFCAATKDMSRVCTIRANCCDSVESKIHDLKLVLDDWRNFTAGPERTNSLFRAPDKCKT